The Aequorivita sublithincola DSM 14238 genome window below encodes:
- the uvrA gene encoding excinuclease ABC subunit UvrA has translation MSTETLDIKKNILIQGAKLHNLKNISVAIPRNKLVVITGLSGSGKSSLAFDTLYAEGQRRYVESLSSYARQFLGRLDKPKVDSIKGISPAIAIEQKVNSTNPRSTVGTSTEIYDYLKLLYTRIGKTISPISGKEVKKDTTSDVIKFIKNFPEGEKLLLLAPIHLEEGRTMENKIQALAQQGYSRIKVKDEVLRIDELKGKSFPKKIDLVVDRIITKDEEDFYNRLADAIEIAFFEGKGELYIEELNSKKTTEFNNRFEADGVVFMEPNVHLFSFNNPYGACPTCEGYGDVIGIDEDLVIPNTALSIFENAIFPWRGESMSWYRDQLVNAAYKFDFPIHKPWFQLTDEQKQLVWDGNQSFEGLNSFFSYLELKSYKIQNRVMLSRYRGKTKCSTCKGKRLRPEAGYVKINGTSIQELVALPLDKTAEYFKNLKLSEFDEKVAKRLLLEINNRLRFLQDVGLGYLMLNRKSNTLSGGESQRINLATSLGSSLVGSMYILDEPSIGLHPKDTERLIVVLKALRDLGNTVIVVEHDEDIMKAADEIIDIGPEAGTFGGEVVAQGNYAEILKSDSLTAKYLNGEMEIEVPKKRRTSKNKVSITGARQNNLKNIDVTFPLNVFTAVTGVSGSGKSTLVKKILYPALMRQIGGYGEKPGQFSEIKGDFGTIKSIEFIDQNPIGRSSRSNPVTYIKAYDDIRNLYASQKLSDIRGYKAKHFSFNVDGGRCETCKGEGEVTIEMQFMADVHLLCDTCNGKRFKKEVLEVTFQNKNIDDILTMTVDDAVAFFGEHIQDKIAAKLQPLQDVGLGYVQLGQSSSTLSGGEAQRIKLASFLVKGTSKEKTVFIFDEPTTGLHFHDIKKLLASFYALLDRGHTVIVVEHNLDLIKCADYIIDLGPEGGENGGQVVAEGTPEEVAKSKESFTASYLKEKL, from the coding sequence TTGAGTACAGAAACCTTAGATATTAAAAAAAACATCCTAATTCAGGGTGCGAAACTTCACAATCTTAAGAACATTTCGGTAGCCATTCCGCGTAACAAATTGGTTGTTATTACTGGTCTTTCTGGTAGCGGAAAATCCAGTCTGGCCTTTGATACGCTATATGCAGAAGGCCAACGCCGCTATGTGGAAAGTCTTTCCAGCTATGCACGACAATTCTTAGGAAGATTAGACAAACCAAAAGTAGATTCCATAAAAGGAATTTCGCCTGCAATTGCTATTGAGCAAAAAGTGAATTCTACCAATCCGCGATCAACCGTTGGGACTTCTACTGAAATTTATGATTATTTAAAATTGCTTTACACCCGAATTGGAAAAACAATTTCTCCAATTTCTGGGAAAGAAGTTAAAAAAGACACAACTTCAGATGTCATTAAATTCATTAAGAATTTTCCTGAAGGTGAAAAACTGCTCCTCCTCGCTCCTATTCATTTGGAAGAAGGACGAACTATGGAAAACAAAATCCAGGCTTTAGCACAACAAGGTTATTCAAGAATTAAAGTTAAAGACGAAGTTTTACGGATTGATGAATTAAAAGGAAAATCATTTCCGAAGAAAATAGATTTGGTTGTTGACCGAATCATTACAAAAGATGAAGAAGATTTTTACAACCGCCTTGCAGATGCTATAGAAATAGCTTTTTTTGAAGGAAAAGGCGAATTATATATCGAAGAACTTAATTCGAAAAAAACTACAGAGTTCAACAATCGTTTTGAAGCAGATGGCGTGGTTTTTATGGAGCCGAACGTACATCTTTTCAGTTTTAATAATCCCTATGGAGCTTGTCCAACTTGTGAAGGTTACGGCGATGTTATTGGTATTGACGAAGATTTAGTAATCCCAAATACAGCTTTATCTATTTTTGAAAACGCTATATTTCCTTGGCGCGGCGAGAGTATGAGTTGGTATCGTGACCAATTGGTAAACGCTGCTTATAAATTCGACTTTCCTATTCACAAACCTTGGTTTCAGCTTACGGATGAACAAAAACAACTGGTTTGGGATGGTAATCAATCTTTTGAAGGATTAAATTCATTTTTTTCCTATTTAGAATTAAAAAGCTACAAAATTCAAAACCGTGTGATGCTTTCCCGCTACCGTGGAAAAACAAAATGTTCGACCTGTAAAGGAAAACGTCTGCGTCCGGAAGCAGGTTATGTGAAAATAAACGGCACTTCAATTCAAGAATTAGTAGCGCTTCCTTTAGATAAAACTGCGGAATATTTCAAAAACTTGAAACTTTCAGAATTTGATGAAAAAGTTGCGAAGCGTTTATTGCTTGAAATCAACAATCGACTTCGTTTTTTACAAGATGTAGGTTTAGGTTATTTAATGTTGAATAGAAAATCAAATACACTTTCTGGCGGGGAATCACAACGAATTAACCTGGCAACATCTTTGGGAAGCAGTCTTGTGGGCTCAATGTATATTTTAGATGAACCCAGTATTGGCCTTCATCCAAAGGACACAGAACGACTTATTGTAGTTCTAAAAGCCTTACGAGATTTGGGAAATACTGTGATTGTGGTAGAGCACGATGAAGATATAATGAAAGCCGCAGATGAAATCATAGACATTGGCCCCGAAGCTGGAACTTTTGGTGGCGAAGTGGTTGCGCAAGGAAATTATGCTGAAATTTTAAAATCAGATTCACTCACAGCGAAGTATCTAAATGGCGAAATGGAGATTGAAGTTCCTAAGAAAAGACGTACTTCAAAAAACAAAGTTTCAATTACTGGCGCACGTCAAAACAATTTAAAAAATATTGACGTTACGTTTCCATTAAACGTTTTTACAGCCGTAACAGGCGTTTCAGGAAGTGGAAAAAGTACGTTGGTAAAGAAGATTCTATATCCTGCTCTAATGCGGCAAATTGGAGGTTATGGCGAAAAACCCGGGCAGTTTTCAGAAATAAAAGGAGATTTCGGAACTATTAAAAGTATTGAATTCATTGACCAAAACCCAATTGGTCGCTCCAGTAGAAGTAATCCTGTAACTTATATAAAGGCGTATGACGATATTCGGAATTTATACGCTTCGCAAAAACTTTCAGATATACGTGGTTATAAAGCGAAACATTTCAGTTTTAATGTAGATGGTGGTCGTTGCGAAACTTGTAAAGGTGAAGGCGAAGTAACTATAGAAATGCAGTTTATGGCCGATGTACATTTATTGTGCGACACCTGCAATGGCAAGCGTTTCAAGAAGGAAGTTCTCGAAGTAACTTTTCAAAATAAAAACATTGACGACATTCTCACAATGACAGTAGATGATGCCGTAGCTTTCTTTGGAGAACACATACAAGATAAAATTGCGGCAAAATTGCAACCATTGCAAGATGTTGGTTTGGGTTATGTTCAATTGGGTCAAAGTTCCTCTACTCTTTCTGGAGGTGAGGCGCAACGGATAAAACTCGCTTCATTTTTGGTAAAAGGAACTTCAAAAGAAAAAACCGTATTTATTTTCGATGAACCTACCACGGGACTTCACTTTCACGATATTAAAAAATTACTCGCTTCGTTCTATGCTCTGCTTGATAGAGGACATACCGTGATTGTAGTTGAACATAATCTAGATTTGATAAAATGCGCAGACTATATTATTGATCTTGGTCCTGAAGGCGGAGAAAACGGTGGACAAGTTGTAGCTGAAGGTACTCCTGAGGAAGTTGCGAAAAGCAAAGAATCATTTACAGCTTCTTATTTAAAAGAGAAACTTTGA